The DNA region tccggctgccccCATccccggaggggcccaggcgtccgggggacccaggcgtccggctgccccagcccagaggggcccaggcgtccggggggcccaggcgtccggctgcccccatccctggaggggcccaggcgtccaggggacccaggcgtccagctGCCCCCATccccggaggggcccaggcgtccgggggggacccaggcgtccgggcgtctCGTGTTACCGTGTCCTTTCCTCGAGCTCCGACCTTTTGGGGGGGCTAAAAAtaggcccccggggggggggaggggtgtgtCAGGGCCGTCGCAAAGTGCCGctggggccgccggcgcccggacgcctgggcccctgcagggtgcggggggggggggggggggggcgcccggacgcctgggccccacatTTGCAGACGGTcctgggtggggggagaggggaggcgggGGATGGGCATAAAAGGGCCCTCGGGGGCCCCCCCGGGTCACCTGGAGCCCGACCAGCGCCAGTGAGCagcagcgcccggacgcctgggcccctcccggacgcctgggtcccctgggggcaGCGGGGGTCTATAGGGAAGagcggggccgcccggacgcctgggccccccgggggtTGTGTGGTCTATAGGGTAGAGcagggccgcccggacgcctgggccccccccggacgcctgggccccctgggggcAGCGGGTTCTATAGGGAAGagcggggccgcccggacgcctgggccccccggcggGGGTGGGACGCGCAGGGAAGGctggcgcccggacgcctgggccctctggcGTGGCGGGGGGCGGCGTGGCGGGGGgcagcacccggacgcctgggcccccccagcactgacgcccgccccccgccggcagcCATGTCCATCCAGAAGATCCACGCGCGGGAGATCCTCGACTCCCGGGGGAACCCCACGGTGGAGGTCGACCTGCACACGGCCAAGGGTGGGcacggggatgggggggacacgggggggacacggggggggacacggggggacacggggggacacgggggtggtGGGACGCGGGTAGATGGTGGGACGTGGGTGGACGTGGGAGGTcctgggggacgtggggggccgCGGTGGGTCCTGGGGGGATGCGGAGGGGcagggggggccatgggggggtcgcagccccccccccggctcaccccaGCCCCCCAGGTCGCTTCCGCGCCGCCGTCCCCAGCGGCGCCTCCACGGGGATCCATGAAGCTCTGGAGCTCCGCGATGGCGACAAGAGCCGCTACCTGGGCAAAGGTGagacccccgggggggcccccagacccagcagccccccaggacccAACTGGGGCCCCCAGGACCCAACCAGGGTCCCCAGGACCCAACGATCCCCCCAGGACCCAACCAGGTCCCTCAAGACCCAACCAGGTCCCTCAAGACCCAACTGAGTCCCCCAGGACCCAATGACCCCCCCAAGACCCAACCGGGTCCCTCAAGACCCAACCGGGTGCCCCCAAAACTCAACGACCCCCCCAAGACTCTATTGAGTCCCCCCAAGACCCAACTGGGTCCCCCAAGACCCAACGATCCCCCCCAAGACCCAACTGGGTTCTCCAAGACCCAACTGGGTCCCCCAAGACCCGGCGACCCCCCCCAAGACCCAACCAAGTCCCCCAAGACCCAACTGGGTCCCCCAAGACCCAGcgcccccccaagacccccgaATCCCCGTCCACCCcgctctgccccccacccctgtcTCCCCCTCCATTCCCCCCCCATGGGTGGGTGACGGTGCCCCTGGAGCGGGGGGGGGTCGCCCCCCCTGACCCCCGCCGTGCCCCCAGGCGTGCTGAAGGCGGTGGAGCACATCAACAAGACCCTCGGACCCGCCTTGGTGGAGAAGGTCAGCGCGGCCccgcgtggggcaggggggtggggtgggggtcagggtggggggctcagacccccccagcccccagcccccaactcacatccccccccaccccagaaaaTCAGCGTGGTGGAGCAGGAGAAGATCGACAAGCTCATGATCGACATGGATGGCACCGAGAACAAATGTGAGCCTGCGTCCCCCCCCGTCCGTCCCCCCACCACcccagcccggacgcctgggccccccgccccgctcaccccCTCCCCTCCTACGGCAGCCAAGTTCGGGGCCAACGCCATCTTGGGGGTGTCGCTGGCCGTCTGCAAGGCCGGGGCGGCCGAGAAGGGCGTCCCGCTCTACCGGCACATCGCCGACCTGGCCGGCAACACCGACCTCATCCTGCCCGTGCCGGtgaggcccggacgcctgggtcctgctgcggcggggggcggggaggggtcctgggggggtgtCAGGTCTTGGGGTCTCCGTTGTGGTCTTGGGGGGGTCGTTGGGTTTTGGAGGACCCGGTTGGGTCTTGGGGTTGTTGATGGGTCTTGGGGTCCCCTTGGGTCTTGGAGAGACCCAGGTGGGTCTTGGGGTCCCCGTTGGGTCTTGCAGGGACCCAAGTGGGTCTTGGGGTCCCCGTTGGGTCTTGGGGGATCGTTGAGTTTCAGAGGACCCAGTTGGGTTTTCAAGGACCCAATTGGGTCTTGGAGGACCCAGTTGGGTCTTGGGGGACCCAGTTGGGTTTTGAAGGACCCAGTTGGGTCTTGGAGGACTCGGTTGGGTTTCAGAGGACCCAGTTGGGTCTTGGAGGACCCAGTTGGGTCTTGGGAGACTCAGTTGGGTCTTGGGGGACTCGGTTGGGTTTGGAAGGACCTGGTTGGGTCTTGGGGGATTTATTGGGTCTTGAGGGACTCTGCTGAGGTCTTGGAGGCATCGCTGGGTCTTGAAGGATCTGTTGGGTCTTGGAGGGGGTCGTTGGGTTTTGAAGGACCCAGCTGGGTCTTGGGAGACTCGGTTGGGTCTTGGGAGACTCGGTTGGGTCTTGGAGGACCCAGTTGGGTCTTGGGGGACCTGTTGGGTTTCGGAGGACCCGGTTGGGTCTTTCGGGTGGCGGTGGGGGGATCTCGGAGGAGGAGcgcctcccggacacctgggcccctcggcgCAGGCCTTCAACGTGATCAACGGCGGGTCGCACGCGGGGAACAAGCTGGCCATGCAGGAGTTCATGATCCTGCCGGTGGGCGCGGGGTCCTTCCGGGAGGCCATGCGCATCGGCGCCGAGGTCTACCACAGCCTCAAGGGCGTCATCAAGGCCAAGTACGGCAAAGACGCCACCAACGTGGGCGACGAGGGCGGCTTCGCCCCCAACATCCTGGAGAACAACGAAGGTAccggccccggacgcctgggccccgccagctccccgccccccccggccccggacgcctgggtcctcgcCGGGTCGGGGGACCGTGGAGCTACTTAtagcccccgcccccccccgccccgggttgGGTTTCCAGCCCCCTCGTTAAATGTTGCGGCCATAATTAGCCGCCGCGGCCGTAACCGGAGAAAGGCTACGagggcgcccgggggggcggcaAAGGGCagggggccccggacgcctgggccctcgtgggcgggggtgggggggggggacggggacccggatgcctgggccctcgcgggggggggggaaacggggacccggacgcctgggtccttggAGCAGGGCatcacccggacacctgggtccctggggaatgctggggggggggggggatgatcccggacacctgggtccccagaGTGGGGGGtcacctggacacctgggtccctggggcggggtgtcacccggacgcctgggcccctggccAGGgggatcccggacgcctgggtccccggagCAGGgtgtcacccggacgcctgggcccctggctggggggatcccggacgcctgggtccccagaGCAGGgcgtcacccggacgcctgggtccccaagGTGGGgggatcccggacgcctgggtccctggggcgGGGgtgtcacccggacgcctgggtccccgagGTGGGGTTGTCACCCGGACACCAGGGCCCCCGGCCGGGGGGGTTCTCCgtccccctggcccccccggctGGGGGTGCGTCGGGCGGTGGCTGACGCCCTCCCGCAGCGCTGGAGCTGCTGAAGGCGGCCATCGCGCAGGCCGGGTACGCCGACCGCGTGGTCATCGGCATGGACGTGGCCGCCTCCGAGTTCTGCCGCGGCGGCCGCTACGACCTCGACTTCAAGTCGCCGCCGGACGCCGGGCGCCTCATCtcgggggagcagctggggcagctctaCCAGGGCTTCATCAAGGACTACCCCGgtgcgcggggggccggggggtctCCGGGGTCTCGTATGGGGTTGTGCGGGGGGGTGGCGGCCTCTGccccggggctgggagggggctggagggactgggggggctgggggaacTGGGGAGACTGGGATAGAAAGGAAAGTGGTGGATTCTCTAGTGTCTCGTATAGGGTTGTGCAGGGGGGGTGTGGGGTGGGGTGGCCTCTACtccagggctgggagggggctggaggcactggggggactgggggggactgaGGGGGACTGGGGAGACTGGGATAGAAAGGAAAGCGGTGGATTCTCAGGTGTCTTGTATAGGGTTGTgcagggggtggggaaggggaaatGGGCTCTaacgggggggctgggggcactgggaagagtgGGACACACTGGGAGGACCAGGGGGACCAGGGTGTGAAGGGGGCGGTGGATTCTCGGGGGTCCGAtacggggccgggcgggggcgggggggggggcggctctgACGGCGGCCGGGCGCCGCAGTGGTCTCCATCGAGGACCCCTTCGACCAGGACGACTGGGAGGCCTGGACGCGCTTCGTGGCCCAGGTGGGCGTCCAGGTGGTGGGCGACGACCTGACGGTGACCAACCCGCGGCGCATCCAGCGCGCGGCCGAGCTCCGCGCCTGCAACTGCCTCCTGCTCAAGGTCAACCAGATCGGCTCCGTCACCGAGTCCATCCAGGCGTGagtgcccccccgccgcccccgtgcCAGGCCCTCGTGCAAGAGCCCCTGTGCCAGGCCCTGCGTGTGCAGCCCCTCGTGCAAGATCCCCCATGCAAGATCCCCCATGCAAGGCCCTtgtgcaaggccctcgtgcaagAGCCCTTGTGCCAGGCCCTTGTGCAAGATCCCACATGTGAGATCCCCCATGCGAGGCCCTCGTGCAAGATCCCCCATGCAAGGCCCTTGTGCAAGAGCCCTCGTGCAAGAGCCCCCATGCAAGATCCCCCATGCAAGAGCCCTCGTGCAAGGATCCCCCGTGCAAGGATCCCCCGTGCGAGCTCTCTTGTGCAGGGCCCCCCGTGCGTGGGCCCCTGTGCGTGGGCCCCTGGGCACAGCCCCCCCCGTGAGacccctcgtgcaaggccctcgtgcaCGGCCATCGTGTGAGC from Dromaius novaehollandiae isolate bDroNov1 unplaced genomic scaffold, bDroNov1.hap1 HAP1_SCAFFOLD_273, whole genome shotgun sequence includes:
- the LOC135325792 gene encoding beta-enolase; this translates as MSIQKIHAREILDSRGNPTVEVDLHTAKGRFRAAVPSGASTGIHEALELRDGDKSRYLGKGVLKAVEHINKTLGPALVEKKISVVEQEKIDKLMIDMDGTENKSKFGANAILGVSLAVCKAGAAEKGVPLYRHIADLAGNTDLILPVPAFNVINGGSHAGNKLAMQEFMILPVGAGSFREAMRIGAEVYHSLKGVIKAKYGKDATNVGDEGGFAPNILENNEALELLKAAIAQAGYADRVVIGMDVAASEFCRGGRYDLDFKSPPDAGRLISGEQLGQLYQGFIKDYPVVSIEDPFDQDDWEAWTRFVAQVGVQVVGDDLTVTNPRRIQRAAELRACNCLLLKVNQIGSVTESIQACKLAQSHGWGVMVSHRSGETEDTFIADLVVGLCTGQIKTGAPCRSERLAKYNQLMRIEEALGDKATFAGRKFRNPRAK